One genomic segment of Deinococcus fonticola includes these proteins:
- a CDS encoding heavy metal translocating P-type ATPase produces the protein MSTTIELGVQGMTCASCVGRVERGLSKVPGVEAASVNLATERATVTYDPTVTTPQVLMDKVKEVGYEPLVSQLELGVQGMTCASCVGRVERALKKVDGVLDASVNLATERASVSFLPGVSTGQLKAAIREAGYEVLEEQAGLSREEQEREVRAQEVNHLRRQVQFSALFAIPLMIIAMAPMLIPAVEDWLMTTFGHSVMGTLNWVMLALAIPIQFGPGRRFYRLGWKSLKSKSPDMNALVMIGTTAAFLYSLVATVAPGIFPEGTAHVYYEASGVVITLILLGKYFEAIAKGRSSEAMKKLLSLQAKTARVVRNGQELELPTDEVLVGDVILVRPGEKIPVDGEVISGNSFVDESMITGEPIPVNKQSGAGVVGGTINQNGALSFKATKIGADTALAQIIKLVETAQGSKPPIQGLADKVVAVFVPIVLVIAALTFLAWMIFGGQTALSFALVTTVAVLIIACPCAMGLATPTSIMVGTGKAAELGVLFKGGSALEGLQDVRVVAVDKTGTLTKGRPELTDLETAPGFNRHAVLKLVAAAEEQSEHPIARAIVDAAKREGVALVKPESFEAVPGYGLEAQVDGQRVQVGADRYMTKLGLDVNAFAPQAQQLGDEGKSPLYAAIDGQLAAIIAVADPIKEGSQEAVNALHRLGLKVAMITGDNQRTANAIARQLGIDEVLAEVLPSGKSEAVQALQAKGHKVAFVGDGINDAPALAQADVGLAIGTGTDVAVETADVILMSGDLRGVPNAFALSRATLKNIKFNLFWAFAYNALLIPVAAGLLYPAFGWLLSPVLAAAAMGFSSVFVLSNALRLRGFKPPVSVTPVPQATPAQLQHA, from the coding sequence ATGAGTACAACCATTGAACTTGGTGTGCAGGGCATGACCTGCGCCAGTTGCGTGGGAAGGGTCGAGCGCGGCCTCTCGAAAGTACCGGGGGTCGAAGCGGCCAGCGTCAATCTCGCTACCGAACGCGCCACTGTCACCTACGACCCAACGGTCACCACCCCGCAGGTACTGATGGACAAGGTGAAAGAAGTCGGGTATGAACCCCTGGTCAGTCAACTGGAACTCGGCGTACAGGGGATGACTTGCGCGAGTTGCGTGGGTCGCGTTGAACGCGCCCTGAAGAAGGTGGACGGTGTGCTGGATGCGAGCGTAAACCTTGCCACCGAACGCGCCAGCGTGTCCTTCCTGCCTGGCGTCAGCACTGGACAACTGAAGGCCGCCATCCGCGAAGCAGGCTACGAGGTATTGGAAGAACAGGCTGGTCTGAGCCGCGAGGAGCAGGAACGTGAAGTGAGAGCGCAAGAAGTCAACCACTTGCGCCGACAGGTTCAGTTCAGTGCGCTGTTCGCCATTCCACTCATGATCATTGCGATGGCCCCGATGCTTATTCCAGCCGTCGAGGACTGGCTGATGACTACCTTCGGCCACAGTGTGATGGGAACGTTGAACTGGGTGATGCTGGCGTTGGCGATCCCCATTCAGTTCGGCCCCGGAAGGCGTTTCTACAGGCTTGGTTGGAAGAGCCTGAAGAGTAAATCCCCGGACATGAATGCCCTGGTCATGATTGGCACGACAGCGGCGTTCCTGTACTCGCTGGTGGCTACCGTCGCCCCCGGCATCTTCCCGGAAGGGACGGCGCACGTATACTACGAGGCGTCGGGCGTCGTCATCACGCTGATCCTGCTGGGTAAATACTTCGAGGCCATCGCCAAGGGCCGCAGCAGTGAAGCCATGAAGAAACTGCTGAGCCTTCAGGCCAAGACCGCCCGCGTGGTGCGAAATGGGCAGGAACTTGAATTGCCCACCGATGAAGTGCTGGTCGGAGACGTAATCTTGGTGCGCCCCGGCGAGAAGATTCCGGTGGACGGCGAAGTCATCAGCGGCAATTCCTTCGTGGATGAGAGCATGATTACTGGCGAACCCATTCCCGTGAATAAGCAGTCCGGGGCGGGTGTGGTCGGTGGCACCATTAACCAGAACGGGGCGCTGTCTTTTAAAGCCACCAAGATCGGCGCTGACACGGCCCTGGCGCAGATCATCAAACTGGTCGAAACCGCGCAAGGCAGCAAACCCCCCATTCAGGGCCTCGCGGATAAGGTCGTTGCGGTGTTCGTTCCTATCGTGCTGGTCATTGCTGCCCTGACTTTCCTGGCCTGGATGATCTTTGGCGGTCAGACCGCGCTGAGCTTCGCGCTCGTCACGACGGTGGCGGTGCTGATCATTGCCTGCCCGTGCGCAATGGGCCTCGCCACGCCCACCAGCATCATGGTCGGCACAGGCAAAGCTGCTGAACTGGGCGTCCTGTTCAAGGGGGGCAGCGCACTGGAAGGGCTTCAGGATGTTCGCGTGGTCGCCGTGGACAAGACGGGGACGCTCACCAAGGGCCGTCCCGAACTGACAGACCTGGAAACGGCCCCCGGATTCAACCGCCATGCCGTTCTGAAACTGGTGGCGGCGGCTGAAGAGCAGAGCGAGCACCCCATCGCACGGGCCATCGTGGACGCCGCCAAGCGCGAAGGCGTGGCGCTGGTGAAACCCGAGAGTTTTGAAGCCGTGCCTGGATACGGTCTGGAAGCCCAGGTGGACGGTCAGCGCGTGCAGGTGGGTGCAGACCGCTACATGACGAAACTTGGGCTGGACGTGAACGCCTTCGCGCCGCAAGCACAGCAACTCGGTGATGAAGGCAAAAGCCCACTGTACGCCGCCATCGACGGGCAACTTGCAGCCATCATCGCGGTGGCTGACCCCATCAAGGAAGGCAGTCAGGAAGCTGTGAACGCCCTGCACCGCCTGGGCCTGAAGGTGGCGATGATTACGGGCGACAATCAGCGCACGGCCAACGCCATTGCTCGTCAGCTCGGGATCGACGAGGTGCTGGCAGAAGTGTTGCCCAGTGGTAAGAGTGAAGCTGTGCAGGCGCTTCAGGCCAAAGGCCACAAGGTCGCCTTCGTCGGAGACGGCATCAACGATGCCCCGGCGCTCGCGCAGGCCGATGTGGGCTTGGCGATTGGCACCGGAACGGACGTGGCCGTAGAGACCGCCGACGTGATTCTGATGAGTGGTGACCTGCGCGGTGTACCAAACGCTTTCGCGCTCAGCCGGGCCACCCTGAAGAACATCAAGTTCAACCTGTTCTGGGCCTTCGCTTACAACGCCCTGCTGATCCCCGTCGCCGCTGGTCTGCTGTACCCCGCTTTCGGCTGGCTGCTCAGTCCCGTCCTTGCCGCTGCCGCTATGGGCTTCTCCAGCGTCTTCGTCCTGAGTAATGCCCTGAGACTGCGCGGCTTCAAGCCCCCCGTTTCGGTCACCCCTGTCCCGCAAGCCACGCCAGCCCAACTGCAACACGCTTGA
- a CDS encoding CopZ family metallochaperone, which translates to MTKTELNITGMTCDHCKLGVTNALKSVPGVTDAQVDLKSGKAVVEGEVEAQQLLNAVAEEGYSAQVANQ; encoded by the coding sequence ATGACCAAGACTGAATTGAACATCACCGGTATGACCTGCGATCACTGCAAGCTGGGCGTCACCAACGCGCTTAAGAGCGTTCCAGGCGTCACCGACGCCCAGGTAGACTTGAAGAGCGGTAAAGCCGTTGTAGAAGGCGAAGTCGAAGCCCAACAACTGCTCAACGCCGTCGCGGAAGAAGGCTACAGCGCACAGGTAGCAAACCAGTAA
- a CDS encoding metal-sensitive transcriptional regulator, with product MAKETTAAPPDSTPHQGESCHTGNQLCMPEDSRKRAARRLAIARGHLESIRLSLEKDDVYCVDVLRQIKAVQGALDGAATVILRGHLEAHVATAATRGDEKERVDELMEVLKYV from the coding sequence ATGGCAAAGGAGACGACGGCTGCCCCACCAGATTCGACCCCCCACCAGGGGGAGAGCTGTCACACCGGAAATCAATTGTGCATGCCGGAGGACAGTCGCAAACGCGCTGCGCGTCGTCTCGCTATTGCCCGAGGACACCTGGAAAGCATTCGTCTCTCCCTGGAAAAAGATGACGTGTACTGCGTGGATGTCCTCCGGCAGATCAAAGCGGTACAGGGCGCACTGGACGGTGCAGCGACTGTGATTCTGCGCGGACATCTGGAAGCACACGTTGCCACCGCTGCAACCCGTGGAGACGAAAAAGAACGAGTCGATGAACTGATGGAAGTTCTGAAATACGTCTGA
- a CDS encoding glutaredoxin family protein gives MPKVILYATPTCPDCHALRLWFNRKGIEFEERNLTIPAVADEAKARYGVRVAPITVVGDQFFYGTFEQQRPKLEAILG, from the coding sequence ATGCCGAAAGTTATTCTTTACGCCACGCCCACCTGCCCAGACTGCCACGCATTACGCCTATGGTTTAACCGAAAAGGGATTGAGTTCGAGGAACGAAACCTCACCATTCCTGCTGTGGCAGACGAAGCCAAGGCCCGTTACGGCGTGCGCGTCGCACCGATTACTGTCGTAGGGGATCAGTTCTTCTATGGCACCTTCGAGCAGCAACGGCCCAAACTGGAAGCCATCCTCGGCTGA
- a CDS encoding DUF305 domain-containing protein yields the protein MVKLKKTTRLTVTTVLLAFSLAQAQGMDHSNMHMSQMPAMDMTSLKQLKGKAFDRAFLSAMIPHHQAAVDMAKAVLPVSKDATVKAWANAVIKDQNREINQMNTWLKTYGGTDTNMAKMMAGSMQGMASMVKSSKTPDVAFVQGMIPHHASAVDMANLALQQGASANVLKIARDIVKAQAQEMYDYRLWLSKRGL from the coding sequence GTGGTGAAACTAAAAAAGACCACCCGACTTACTGTAACTACCGTCCTACTCGCCTTTTCGCTGGCACAAGCCCAGGGCATGGATCACAGCAACATGCACATGTCGCAAATGCCAGCTATGGACATGACCAGCCTCAAGCAACTCAAGGGCAAAGCCTTTGACCGGGCTTTCCTGAGCGCCATGATCCCGCACCACCAGGCCGCCGTGGACATGGCGAAAGCCGTCTTACCCGTCAGCAAGGACGCCACCGTGAAAGCCTGGGCGAACGCCGTGATCAAGGATCAGAACAGGGAAATCAACCAGATGAACACCTGGCTGAAAACCTACGGCGGCACGGACACCAACATGGCGAAGATGATGGCAGGCAGCATGCAGGGCATGGCGAGCATGGTGAAGTCCTCTAAAACCCCGGATGTGGCTTTCGTGCAGGGGATGATTCCGCACCATGCCTCGGCGGTGGACATGGCGAACCTGGCCTTGCAGCAGGGGGCAAGTGCAAATGTGCTGAAAATCGCCCGTGACATCGTGAAGGCCCAGGCTCAGGAAATGTACGATTACCGCCTGTGGCTGAGCAAACGCGGCCTGTAA
- a CDS encoding TlpA family protein disulfide reductase has translation MTETNLNQKAKPRLSAARFLPPLLAALLVALLAYGLMRPSPDARLGSVLLDKPAPEFSLISLDEQTVTLASLKGQPVVVNFWASWCVPCRQEAPLLRELNDRPTRGNPVLLGILFQDRDKAARNFIQEFNLKYPTLRDPKLATAIDYGVAGVPETFFIDAQGIIRHVDKGGLTRERLNEGLKKIGVPEM, from the coding sequence ATGACCGAAACGAACCTCAATCAGAAGGCGAAGCCCCGCCTGAGTGCTGCGCGGTTCCTGCCACCACTGCTGGCCGCGCTGTTGGTGGCCCTGCTGGCCTACGGCCTGATGAGACCTTCGCCAGATGCCCGTCTGGGAAGCGTGCTGCTGGACAAACCAGCCCCGGAATTCAGCCTGATCTCACTGGACGAACAGACGGTCACGCTCGCTAGCCTGAAAGGCCAGCCTGTCGTCGTGAACTTCTGGGCTTCCTGGTGCGTCCCCTGCCGTCAGGAAGCGCCGCTGCTGCGTGAACTGAATGACCGTCCAACCAGGGGGAATCCGGTGCTGCTGGGCATTCTCTTTCAGGACAGGGACAAGGCCGCCCGCAACTTCATTCAGGAGTTCAACCTGAAGTACCCGACGTTGCGTGACCCGAAACTCGCCACGGCCATCGACTACGGCGTGGCTGGCGTGCCGGAGACTTTCTTTATCGATGCCCAGGGCATCATCAGGCACGTCGATAAGGGTGGGCTGACCCGCGAGCGGCTGAATGAAGGACTGAAGAAAATTGGCGTCCCGGAAATGTAG
- a CDS encoding peptidase C39 family protein, with translation MLRLLLPVALLAFSTAAAAPYAQQTSFGQPTTLLKSVQTSVPHTWQALPVPQPGPTTSPEVNVAPFNELVPSWNVLGGENRPFTLEVRVRQPDGQWSRYFSFGSWQAATGRRSAPRRPAAGGWVDTDTLKLPYRASAFQFRYQAAANQQMKLLSFNTSDTSLRFQQAGGRPLPLERLLNVPSYSQMIYPGGGEVWCSPTSVSMLLAYWGLRPRVPEVAQATYDQTYDGFGNWPFNTAYAATQGFQAFVTRLGSLRDAEAYLQRSIPLAVTIRFKAGELPGAPLSWSNGHVLVLTGTDSAGNVYVNDPAAPNIASVKRTYPRAVFERLWQAHAGGLAYVIVPENPGGKP, from the coding sequence ATGCTCAGACTTCTGCTCCCTGTGGCCCTGCTGGCTTTCAGTACCGCCGCCGCCGCGCCTTATGCCCAGCAAACGTCCTTCGGGCAACCCACGACCCTGCTGAAAAGCGTGCAGACCAGCGTGCCGCATACCTGGCAAGCGCTTCCTGTCCCTCAGCCGGGGCCAACCACGTCGCCAGAGGTCAACGTTGCGCCCTTCAATGAACTGGTGCCGAGCTGGAATGTCCTGGGTGGGGAGAACCGCCCCTTTACACTGGAAGTTCGGGTGCGCCAGCCGGACGGGCAGTGGAGCCGTTACTTCAGTTTCGGTTCCTGGCAGGCGGCCACGGGTCGCCGCAGTGCGCCGCGCCGCCCGGCGGCAGGCGGCTGGGTGGACACCGACACCTTGAAACTCCCTTACCGGGCCAGCGCCTTTCAATTCCGCTATCAGGCGGCAGCGAACCAGCAGATGAAACTGCTGTCCTTCAACACTTCGGATACGTCGCTGCGCTTCCAGCAGGCGGGAGGCAGGCCGCTCCCACTGGAGAGGTTGCTCAATGTTCCCAGCTACTCCCAGATGATCTACCCAGGTGGGGGCGAGGTGTGGTGCAGCCCCACTTCCGTCAGCATGCTGCTGGCTTACTGGGGGCTGCGCCCCAGGGTGCCCGAGGTCGCGCAGGCCACCTACGACCAGACCTATGACGGCTTTGGAAACTGGCCCTTCAACACGGCTTACGCAGCTACTCAGGGGTTTCAGGCATTCGTGACCCGCCTGGGAAGCCTGCGGGACGCCGAAGCGTATCTGCAACGCAGCATTCCGCTGGCGGTGACGATCCGCTTCAAGGCTGGTGAACTGCCCGGTGCGCCGCTGAGCTGGTCGAACGGACACGTGCTGGTGCTGACCGGAACCGACAGCGCCGGGAACGTGTACGTGAATGATCCCGCCGCGCCGAACATAGCCAGCGTGAAACGCACGTATCCCCGTGCAGTCTTCGAGCGCCTGTGGCAGGCCCACGCGGGCGGCCTCGCTTACGTCATCGTGCCGGAGAACCCAGGAGGGAAACCATGA
- a CDS encoding multicopper oxidase domain-containing protein — MAQGYTFPAMPMEGLFPNLFTINGKAYPSTETIRMKVGQTVRLRFIGSNNNFIHPMHIHGGPFTVAAIDGETLSQAARYKADTINVGPGQRYDVLWKATQKGTWLIHCHIPHHITNNNEEVAGGGGLTMAIVVE, encoded by the coding sequence GTGGCTCAGGGCTACACCTTCCCGGCCATGCCGATGGAAGGACTCTTCCCGAACCTCTTTACCATCAACGGTAAGGCGTACCCGTCCACCGAAACCATCAGGATGAAAGTCGGACAGACGGTGCGGCTGCGCTTCATCGGTTCGAACAACAACTTCATCCACCCCATGCACATTCACGGCGGGCCGTTCACGGTGGCCGCCATCGACGGAGAAACCCTTTCCCAGGCGGCGCGTTACAAGGCGGACACCATCAATGTCGGCCCTGGGCAGCGTTACGACGTGCTCTGGAAGGCCACCCAGAAGGGAACCTGGCTAATCCACTGCCACATTCCCCACCACATCACCAACAACAATGAAGAAGTCGCGGGAGGTGGTGGATTGACGATGGCGATTGTCGTGGAATAA
- a CDS encoding multicopper oxidase domain-containing protein yields MPGMNMGASPQNAIPEISALPESPLSTVTRMGNLVMPPGMIMTPDQSMEAMQDMAAVDLSKVTYTAPATARGDQSLQSKLVNGVKVFNLETSLIKWNILPNVQVSAYAVNKQVPGPRIRITQGDRVRFIVRNSLPDPTSIHWHGLSVPNKMDGSADVTQKPIPPGGSFTYEFTVNQAGTFFYHSHEAVDRQQGLGLYGALIVDPKQPDPES; encoded by the coding sequence ATGCCTGGCATGAACATGGGCGCGTCTCCTCAGAATGCTATTCCAGAGATCAGCGCCCTACCGGAATCACCGCTCAGCACGGTCACGCGCATGGGGAATCTGGTCATGCCCCCTGGCATGATCATGACCCCGGATCAGAGCATGGAAGCCATGCAGGACATGGCCGCCGTTGACCTCAGCAAAGTTACGTACACCGCTCCAGCCACCGCCAGAGGTGATCAGTCCCTGCAATCCAAACTGGTGAACGGCGTGAAGGTCTTCAACCTTGAAACCTCGCTGATCAAATGGAACATCCTGCCTAACGTGCAGGTGTCTGCCTACGCTGTCAATAAGCAGGTGCCGGGGCCGCGCATTCGCATCACTCAGGGCGACAGGGTGCGTTTCATCGTGAGGAACAGCCTGCCTGACCCCACAAGTATTCACTGGCACGGCCTGAGTGTCCCGAACAAGATGGACGGCTCAGCCGACGTGACCCAGAAGCCCATTCCCCCCGGTGGTTCATTCACCTACGAGTTCACCGTGAACCAGGCGGGCACGTTCTTCTACCACTCGCACGAGGCCGTGGATCGGCAGCAGGGGCTGGGACTGTACGGCGCACTGATCGTCGATCCGAAGCAACCCGACCCTGAAAGCTGA
- a CDS encoding rhodanese-like domain-containing protein — translation MNARIALLTALLASPVFAQPVTSASKSTGINRQILPKVLNTQLSRKNFVLINVHVPYEGEIPGTDLLIPFDQMVGNPKLPTSKAAQIVVYCRSGRMSEIALQTLLKAGYINVRELTGGMNAWQSSGFNLLQRTNRLQGGQK, via the coding sequence ATGAACGCCAGAATCGCCCTGCTGACCGCCCTCCTCGCCTCTCCCGTGTTCGCTCAGCCTGTGACCAGTGCATCCAAATCTACTGGTATCAACCGTCAGATATTGCCCAAAGTGCTAAACACTCAACTGAGCAGGAAGAATTTTGTGCTCATCAACGTTCATGTTCCGTATGAGGGCGAGATTCCCGGAACTGATCTGCTCATTCCCTTCGATCAGATGGTCGGAAACCCCAAGCTGCCGACCAGTAAGGCGGCCCAGATCGTCGTGTACTGCCGCTCTGGCCGGATGAGTGAGATCGCCCTACAGACCCTGCTGAAAGCGGGTTACATCAACGTCAGGGAACTAACGGGCGGCATGAATGCATGGCAGTCCAGTGGATTCAATCTTCTTCAACGAACGAACCGCCTCCAAGGGGGACAGAAATGA